A DNA window from Paenibacillus sp. HWE-109 contains the following coding sequences:
- a CDS encoding EutN/CcmL family microcompartment protein has protein sequence MFLGKVIGSVWATQKEVGMDNLKLLVIQPMDFQDSEAGTPIIAADRIGAGVGENVIVSRGSPARTLFTDKKVPIDAMIVGIVDSYEVAQETEGNAWKSRNSE, from the coding sequence ATGTTTTTAGGGAAGGTAATCGGCAGTGTATGGGCTACGCAAAAAGAAGTGGGCATGGATAATCTCAAATTATTAGTGATCCAGCCTATGGATTTCCAAGACAGTGAAGCGGGCACGCCGATCATTGCCGCAGACCGCATTGGAGCCGGCGTCGGCGAGAACGTGATCGTATCCAGAGGCAGTCCGGCGCGAACCTTGTTCACGGATAAAAAAGTGCCGATCGATGCGATGATCGTAGGCATTGTAGATAGCTATGAGGTCGCACAAGAAACCGAGGGGAACGCATGGAAGAGCAGAAACAGCGAGTAA
- a CDS encoding BMC domain-containing protein — translation MEEQKQRVIQEYVPGKQLTLAHVIANPDPVLYTKLGIEERNAIGILTLTPTETAIIAADIATKAANVGIGYLDRFTGSLVLTGEVAAVEMAMEAVNDFLQGKLKFATAPITRS, via the coding sequence ATGGAAGAGCAGAAACAGCGAGTAATTCAAGAATATGTGCCTGGCAAACAACTGACACTGGCTCATGTGATTGCCAATCCAGACCCCGTTCTGTATACGAAACTTGGCATCGAAGAGCGGAATGCGATCGGTATTCTAACGCTTACCCCTACCGAAACGGCCATTATTGCCGCAGATATTGCGACCAAAGCAGCCAATGTGGGCATCGGTTATTTGGATCGGTTTACGGGTTCGCTCGTGCTTACCGGAGAAGTGGCTGCGGTGGAGATGGCGATGGAGGCTGTGAACGATTTCTTGCAGGGAAAGCTGAAATTCGCGACTGCGCCGATTACGAGGTCTTGA
- a CDS encoding EutP/PduV family microcompartment system protein — protein MRKVMIIGAVGAGKSTLMKALFGESDPAIKTQSLVYRDWIIDTPGEYSENPLYYRSLMATSHETAAVLFVQDAARDRNFFPPGFEQGFPVRTMGAVTKIDHPKADIDRAILLLRQSLPEGEIFLTSAASMEGIAKLKERLMAIMHQRDR, from the coding sequence ATGAGAAAAGTTATGATTATCGGCGCAGTGGGCGCAGGCAAATCAACCTTAATGAAGGCTTTGTTCGGGGAATCCGATCCGGCCATCAAAACCCAAAGCCTGGTCTATCGGGACTGGATCATCGACACACCAGGCGAATACAGCGAGAATCCGCTGTATTACCGTTCCCTCATGGCGACCTCTCACGAGACAGCAGCGGTACTCTTCGTACAAGATGCTGCGCGGGACAGGAACTTTTTCCCTCCTGGATTTGAGCAGGGATTTCCTGTTCGCACGATGGGTGCGGTGACCAAAATCGATCACCCTAAGGCTGACATCGACCGCGCGATCTTGCTGCTGAGACAGTCGCTGCCAGAAGGGGAAATCTTCCTGACATCGGCTGCATCGATGGAAGGCATTGCGAAGCTGAAGGAACGGCTTATGGCGATCATGCATCAACGGGATAGGTGA
- a CDS encoding ethanolamine ammonia-lyase reactivating factor EutA — MQNEWITSVGLDIGTSTTKMVVSRLKLVRSSGALSLPRFEIAERELLHASPIYTTPLKSRDEINAERIWEIVAREYEQAGIRPADLKSGAVIITGETANKTNARQILHLLAERSGDFVVATAGADLEGLLAGKGAGAERRSRQIRGAVASIDIGGGTANAAIFLRGKLVGTVTFHVGGRLIQIDATGTVLDVSLSIRPWLKASGYDVEAGDTVTFTHLQEICLGMCRSLMDYLSGLTTPAQDAPLRSLLNGDPLAVIPPIEEWMVSGGIGLLMEGKAPVRISETAIHQDIGPLLAHTWKMCSAQYPIRLVQADQTVRATVIGAGMQSTEISGATVHLDASLLPIRNLPVLKLELTPQMLEQTGLLAASMDAVMRSGASLFDQAQSPPFGLALSGLNNLTYPSLQFLAEQLHVSFVNHFPSSTVLVVICETDIAKALGQSLSRRCGQRPKVICIDQIRVAYGDYIDLGEPISGIMIPVVVKTLAFHNRAEGISP, encoded by the coding sequence ATGCAGAATGAATGGATCACAAGCGTTGGCCTTGATATCGGAACGAGCACGACGAAGATGGTTGTAAGTCGTTTGAAACTAGTGCGCTCATCCGGCGCGCTCAGCCTGCCGCGATTCGAGATCGCGGAGCGGGAGTTGCTGCACGCAAGCCCGATTTATACGACACCGCTGAAGAGCCGGGACGAGATCAATGCTGAGCGCATCTGGGAAATCGTGGCCCGGGAGTACGAGCAGGCCGGCATTCGCCCGGCTGATTTGAAGTCAGGCGCCGTGATTATTACCGGCGAAACGGCGAACAAAACAAACGCGAGGCAAATCCTGCATCTCCTCGCCGAGCGCTCGGGCGACTTCGTGGTCGCAACGGCAGGGGCCGATCTGGAAGGGCTGCTTGCGGGCAAAGGGGCTGGGGCGGAGCGCCGCTCTCGGCAGATTCGCGGGGCGGTCGCGAGTATTGATATTGGCGGCGGCACCGCGAATGCCGCTATTTTCCTAAGGGGCAAGCTCGTTGGCACCGTAACCTTTCATGTTGGCGGCAGGCTTATCCAGATAGACGCAACAGGCACTGTACTGGATGTATCGCTATCCATCCGTCCATGGTTGAAGGCGAGCGGATACGATGTGGAGGCTGGCGATACGGTTACCTTTACGCACCTTCAAGAGATCTGCCTGGGTATGTGCCGCAGTCTGATGGATTATTTGAGCGGGCTTACGACGCCTGCCCAGGATGCGCCGCTTCGCTCCTTGCTCAACGGCGATCCTCTTGCAGTGATCCCCCCCATTGAAGAATGGATGGTATCCGGAGGCATCGGTCTGCTGATGGAAGGGAAGGCTCCGGTTCGTATATCTGAAACCGCGATACATCAAGATATCGGCCCCTTGCTTGCGCATACCTGGAAGATGTGCTCAGCGCAGTATCCAATCCGCCTTGTACAAGCGGATCAGACGGTCAGAGCGACGGTCATCGGCGCTGGCATGCAGAGCACAGAAATCAGCGGCGCGACGGTGCATCTGGATGCATCGCTGCTGCCGATACGCAATCTGCCCGTGCTTAAGCTTGAACTCACGCCGCAGATGCTTGAGCAGACGGGGCTGCTGGCAGCTAGCATGGATGCCGTCATGAGAAGCGGCGCAAGCCTCTTTGACCAAGCGCAATCGCCGCCGTTCGGGCTGGCTTTGTCTGGTCTGAACAACCTTACCTATCCTTCGCTTCAGTTCTTGGCAGAGCAGCTGCATGTAAGTTTTGTTAACCATTTTCCGAGCAGCACGGTTTTGGTCGTTATTTGCGAAACAGATATCGCGAAGGCACTTGGTCAGTCCTTGAGCAGACGGTGCGGGCAGCGCCCGAAAGTGATCTGTATTGATCAAATCCGTGTGGCGTACGGGGATTATATCGATTTGGGTGAGCCGATCTCCGGGATCATGATTCCGGTCGTGGTGAAGACGCTGGCTTTCCATAACAGAGCGGAGGGGATAAGCCCGTGA
- a CDS encoding ethanolamine ammonia-lyase subunit EutB: MNLKTTLLGTTFQFRHLTEVMAKANEEKSGDQLAGIAAQDAKERVAAKLVLADLTLADIRNHPLLPPEIDEVSRVIEEGLNEKIYTEVRNWTVAELREYLLRQETGNDEIRRLSRGLTSEMVAAAAKLMSNLDLVQAAAKMEVTSHCNITIGQKGVLSGRAQPNHPTDNIQGIKAALYEALSYGIGDAVIGINPVIDSADSVKNILLATKEVMEKWQIPTQNCVLAHIKTQMRAIRQGAPADMVFQSLAGTEEGNKAFGIDIALLDEADALIARDGTGTGPNLWYFETGQGSELSAEAHYGIDQVTLESRCYGLARTYKPFIVNTVVGFIGPEYLYDSKQVIRAGLEDHFMGKLQQLPMGVDVCYTNHMKADQNDMDNLAVLLSAAGVNYLIGVAMADDCMLNYQSTSYHDIATLRELMRLRPAPAFEQWLVKMGIMENGRLTPLAGDPTLFM, translated from the coding sequence GTGAACCTGAAGACTACGCTGCTGGGTACAACCTTTCAATTTCGACATTTAACCGAAGTCATGGCGAAGGCCAATGAGGAGAAATCAGGCGATCAACTGGCCGGCATTGCTGCACAGGATGCGAAGGAGCGGGTTGCCGCCAAGCTCGTTCTGGCTGATTTGACGCTCGCTGACATTCGCAATCATCCGCTGCTGCCGCCGGAGATCGATGAAGTGTCGCGTGTGATCGAGGAAGGGCTGAACGAGAAGATTTATACGGAGGTTCGCAATTGGACGGTGGCGGAGCTGCGGGAGTATCTGCTGCGGCAAGAAACAGGGAATGATGAGATTCGCAGGCTTTCCCGCGGTTTAACCAGTGAAATGGTTGCCGCTGCAGCCAAGTTAATGAGCAATCTGGATCTTGTGCAAGCTGCCGCCAAAATGGAGGTCACCTCGCATTGCAACATTACGATTGGTCAAAAGGGCGTGCTGTCCGGCAGGGCTCAACCCAATCATCCTACGGATAATATTCAGGGAATCAAAGCCGCTTTGTATGAAGCATTAAGCTATGGCATCGGTGATGCGGTCATTGGCATTAACCCAGTCATCGATTCGGCGGATAGCGTGAAAAATATTTTGCTGGCCACTAAGGAAGTGATGGAAAAGTGGCAAATTCCGACGCAGAATTGTGTCCTGGCTCATATCAAAACTCAGATGCGGGCTATTCGCCAAGGCGCTCCAGCCGATATGGTGTTTCAAAGTTTGGCTGGCACGGAAGAGGGGAACAAAGCCTTCGGCATCGATATTGCTCTGCTGGATGAAGCAGATGCGCTGATTGCCAGGGATGGTACGGGGACAGGGCCGAATCTATGGTATTTTGAAACGGGCCAAGGCTCTGAACTGTCCGCCGAAGCGCATTACGGTATCGATCAGGTAACATTGGAGTCCCGCTGTTATGGGCTGGCTCGCACATATAAGCCGTTTATCGTCAATACGGTCGTTGGTTTTATTGGACCTGAGTATTTGTATGACAGCAAGCAGGTTATTCGGGCCGGGTTGGAGGACCATTTCATGGGCAAGCTGCAGCAGCTGCCGATGGGGGTGGACGTTTGCTATACGAACCATATGAAGGCGGATCAGAATGATATGGATAATTTGGCGGTGCTGCTATCGGCTGCCGGCGTTAACTATTTGATTGGGGTAGCAATGGCAGACGACTGCATGCTCAATTACCAATCGACGAGTTATCACGATATCGCGACGCTAAGGGAATTGATGAGGCTGCGTCCAGCCCCGGCTTTTGAGCAATGGCTGGTCAAAATGGGCATTATGGAAAATGGTCGATTAACGCCCTTGGCGGGTGATCCGACCCTTTTTATGTAG